The following proteins are co-located in the Sandaracinaceae bacterium genome:
- a CDS encoding efflux RND transporter permease subunit has protein sequence MSTEPPPPEGDEEPPSIARFSVRQPVLVNLVAIAMMATGLLVLSQMTREVYPIVPIGAASVVTLMPGASAEEIEQLVTAPIEDELSNIEDVDIMSSTSSDGMSFIWVELEPTVEDVGRKVLEITNEVNRAAAALPAGAESPVVREAAVRPPMMAVTVRGDVPERVLRAVARELEERMERTPGVGEARPTGIREREIHVDVDPDRLSAFDLPLSSVASALSMRGANVPAGQMETGRRSRIVRGMAQAATADQIGEVVVRPHPDGGAVRVRDVADVEEGFERARTMSRVDGEPAIVFVIQKEDGADALRVAADVRALLDETRATLPPGVQISVFGDTSHYVRANLTTLYANAAMGLALVLAILWMFVGFRNGLMAALGIPVAIAGGVVVMHLLGITINMLSLLALILSLGIIVDDAIIIIENVFRHIEEGMPRKRAAVVGTMEVFWPVVASTATTCSAFLPLLLMSGVLGEFFAIIPKVIVAALLASLVEAFFILPSHMADFGATEAKKKSTQEGWTGKLAAALERRFTAILRMALRRRLLVVFGTYLVCIGLIGAAVALKSVTLFSEGDVEAFDVRVRMPTDAAPEETDRVLAEVERRILELGDQDVDAVISTRGYSRTRTFNVTGDHVGAVSVYMVPRHERSSQEAGTQLMEQVAHRFDDVVGPSNLEVVKLEDGPPTGAPVAVRIMGEDLDHLAEISERVQAELRQVRGVRDVGDDHQLGKGELRVTVDESRAALHGLTTAAVTTWLGTAFGAAPVATTREGEEEVDVVVRVREEARSDPDRLGQLTLVTPSGGTVALREIAQIEVDRGLSAIERRDRRRTITVTAELVEGSGVQSADANAALARRIAPLMAANPEVRFELGGEYEETQESLDSLFLAFLVAALLIYTILATQFRSFLQPLVVMTAIPLSLIGVSIGFLVSGEAVGLIGLIGVVGLAGIVVNDSLVLVDFINKRREAGAALDDAIVDAARLRLRPIFLTSVTTIAGLFPLALGIGGRSELLAPMATAISWGLTFSTVLILVIVPCLYRSVDGLGGGLSRLFGPLFRVATGERDSAPDPSPAE, from the coding sequence GTGTCGACTGAGCCCCCGCCTCCGGAGGGTGACGAGGAGCCGCCCTCCATCGCGCGCTTCAGCGTGCGGCAGCCCGTGCTCGTGAACCTCGTCGCCATCGCGATGATGGCCACCGGGCTGCTGGTCCTCTCGCAGATGACCCGCGAGGTCTATCCGATCGTCCCGATCGGCGCCGCGAGCGTGGTGACGCTCATGCCGGGCGCGTCGGCCGAGGAGATCGAGCAGCTCGTCACGGCGCCGATCGAAGACGAGCTGAGCAACATCGAGGACGTCGACATCATGTCGAGCACCTCGAGCGACGGCATGAGCTTCATCTGGGTGGAGCTCGAGCCGACGGTCGAGGACGTGGGTCGCAAGGTGCTCGAGATCACCAACGAGGTGAACCGAGCCGCAGCCGCCCTCCCGGCCGGGGCCGAGTCGCCGGTCGTCCGGGAGGCGGCGGTGCGCCCGCCGATGATGGCGGTGACGGTGCGCGGTGACGTGCCCGAGCGCGTCCTGCGCGCGGTGGCCCGCGAGCTCGAGGAGCGCATGGAGCGCACCCCTGGCGTGGGCGAGGCGAGGCCGACCGGGATCCGCGAGCGCGAGATCCACGTGGACGTCGACCCCGACCGGCTCTCGGCGTTCGACCTGCCGCTCTCGAGCGTGGCGAGCGCGCTGTCGATGCGCGGCGCGAACGTGCCCGCCGGGCAGATGGAGACCGGGCGGCGGAGCCGCATCGTGCGCGGGATGGCGCAGGCGGCGACGGCCGATCAGATCGGCGAGGTCGTGGTCCGGCCGCACCCCGACGGCGGCGCGGTGCGGGTGCGGGACGTGGCCGACGTCGAGGAGGGCTTCGAGCGCGCGCGCACGATGTCGCGCGTCGACGGCGAGCCGGCCATCGTCTTCGTGATCCAGAAGGAGGACGGCGCCGACGCCCTGCGGGTGGCGGCCGACGTGCGCGCGCTGCTCGACGAGACCCGCGCGACCCTCCCGCCGGGCGTGCAGATCAGCGTCTTCGGCGACACCTCGCACTACGTCCGCGCGAACCTGACGACCCTCTACGCGAACGCCGCGATGGGCCTCGCGCTCGTGCTCGCGATCCTCTGGATGTTCGTGGGCTTCCGGAACGGGCTGATGGCCGCGCTCGGCATCCCGGTGGCGATCGCGGGCGGCGTGGTGGTGATGCACCTGCTCGGCATCACGATCAACATGTTGTCGCTGCTCGCCCTGATCCTCTCGCTCGGGATCATCGTCGACGACGCGATCATCATCATCGAGAACGTCTTCCGTCACATCGAGGAGGGCATGCCGCGAAAGCGCGCCGCGGTGGTCGGCACGATGGAGGTGTTCTGGCCCGTGGTCGCGTCGACGGCGACGACCTGCTCGGCGTTCCTGCCGCTGCTCCTGATGAGCGGGGTGCTCGGGGAGTTCTTCGCGATCATCCCGAAAGTGATCGTCGCCGCGCTCCTCGCGTCCTTGGTCGAGGCGTTCTTCATCCTGCCGAGCCACATGGCCGACTTCGGCGCGACCGAGGCGAAGAAGAAGAGCACCCAGGAGGGCTGGACCGGGAAGCTCGCGGCGGCGCTCGAGCGGCGCTTCACCGCGATCCTGCGCATGGCCCTTCGCCGCCGGCTGCTCGTGGTCTTCGGCACCTACCTCGTGTGCATCGGGCTCATCGGGGCGGCGGTGGCGCTCAAGAGCGTGACGCTGTTCAGCGAGGGCGACGTCGAGGCGTTCGACGTGCGGGTCCGCATGCCCACCGACGCGGCGCCCGAGGAGACCGACCGGGTCCTCGCCGAGGTGGAGCGACGGATCCTCGAGCTCGGCGACCAGGACGTCGACGCGGTGATCAGCACGCGCGGCTACTCGCGCACCCGGACCTTCAACGTGACCGGCGACCACGTCGGCGCGGTGAGCGTCTACATGGTCCCGCGACACGAGCGCAGCAGCCAGGAGGCGGGCACCCAGCTCATGGAGCAGGTCGCGCACCGCTTCGACGACGTCGTCGGCCCGTCGAACCTCGAGGTCGTGAAGCTCGAGGACGGCCCCCCGACCGGCGCCCCCGTCGCGGTGCGCATCATGGGTGAAGACCTCGATCACCTGGCCGAGATCAGCGAGCGCGTGCAAGCGGAGCTGCGTCAGGTGCGCGGCGTGCGGGACGTGGGGGACGACCACCAGCTCGGCAAGGGCGAGCTGCGCGTGACGGTCGACGAGTCCCGCGCGGCGCTGCACGGGCTGACCACCGCCGCGGTGACCACCTGGCTCGGCACCGCGTTCGGCGCGGCCCCCGTGGCGACGACCCGGGAGGGCGAGGAGGAGGTCGACGTCGTGGTGCGGGTGCGAGAAGAAGCGCGGAGCGACCCCGATCGGCTCGGCCAGCTCACGCTGGTCACGCCGAGCGGCGGCACCGTCGCGCTCCGCGAGATCGCGCAGATCGAGGTGGACCGGGGCCTGTCCGCGATCGAGCGCCGCGACCGCCGCCGCACCATCACCGTCACCGCGGAGCTGGTGGAGGGCTCCGGAGTCCAGAGCGCCGACGCGAACGCGGCGCTCGCCAGGCGCATCGCCCCGCTCATGGCCGCCAACCCGGAGGTCCGCTTCGAGCTCGGCGGCGAGTACGAGGAGACCCAGGAGTCGCTCGACTCGCTCTTCCTCGCCTTCCTCGTCGCGGCGCTGCTGATCTACACCATCCTCGCCACGCAGTTCCGCTCGTTCCTCCAGCCGCTCGTGGTCATGACGGCCATCCCGCTGTCGCTCATCGGCGTGAGCATCGGCTTCCTGGTCAGCGGCGAGGCGGTCGGCCTGATCGGTCTGATCGGCGTCGTCGGCCTGGCCGGCATCGTGGTCAACGACTCCCTCGTGCTCGTCGACTTCATCAACAAGCGGCGTGAGGCGGGCGCGGCGCTGGACGACGCCATCGTGGACGCGGCGCGCCTCCGGCTCCGACCCATCTTCCTGACGAGCGTGACCACCATCGCCGGCCTCTTCCCGCTCGCGCTCGGCATCGGCGGCCGCAGCGAGCTGCTCGCCCCCATGGCCACCGCGATCAGCTGGGGCCTGACCTTCTCGACCGTCCTGATCCTCGTGATCGTCCCTTGCCTCTATCGAAGCGTGGACGGACTGGGCGGTGGCTTGTCGCGACTCTTCGGTCCGCTTTTCCGCGTGGCGACTGGCGAGCGTGATTCTGCGCCGGACCCTTCGCCCGCCGAGTAG
- a CDS encoding VOC family protein, producing the protein MPAPPKRPGPVHHVAVCVRDVPAALAFYRDVLGLEELRRWLRDDGTLRSVWLAMGALHGERAFLAVEEVRGGAPRHDSAPGLHCLALQIASRDREHWRGRLEAAGHPVERESEFTLYARDPEGTLVALSHYPDSAMGISSSR; encoded by the coding sequence ATGCCTGCGCCACCCAAGCGACCCGGTCCGGTCCACCACGTGGCCGTCTGCGTCCGCGACGTCCCGGCCGCCCTCGCCTTCTACCGTGACGTCCTGGGGCTGGAGGAGCTCCGCCGCTGGCTCCGGGACGACGGCACCCTGCGCTCGGTGTGGCTCGCGATGGGGGCCCTCCACGGAGAGCGTGCGTTCCTGGCCGTGGAGGAAGTGCGGGGTGGGGCGCCACGTCACGACAGCGCACCCGGGTTGCACTGCCTGGCGCTCCAGATCGCGTCTCGAGACCGGGAACACTGGCGAGGCCGGCTCGAGGCGGCTGGACACCCGGTCGAGCGTGAATCCGAGTTCACGCTGTATGCCCGTGATCCGGAGGGGACCCTCGTGGCGCTGAGCCACTATCCAGACTCGGCGATGGGGATCAGCAGCTCTCGATGA
- a CDS encoding sigma-70 family RNA polymerase sigma factor, which yields MKIAAFDIEKAAAAAGFHVPMPDGYEEKLVARLKRRDEAAFNELIQLYQGRIYRLVFRMLGDRAEAEDLAQEVFITVFKSIDGFRGDSKLSTWLYRVATNHCKNRIKYLQRRARGKKKEFDEVAQHNALESATMNPTSQIARPDEMLEAYQKEAILKAAIAQLDEDHRTLIVLRDIEHLTYEQIQEITGLAEGTVKSRLHRARHALRDKVRRMAEGRRSSIPQEPTKKKA from the coding sequence GTGAAGATCGCGGCGTTCGACATCGAGAAGGCAGCCGCGGCGGCAGGCTTTCACGTCCCGATGCCCGACGGCTACGAAGAGAAGCTGGTCGCACGCTTGAAGCGGAGGGACGAGGCCGCGTTCAACGAGTTGATCCAGCTCTACCAGGGGCGCATCTATCGCCTGGTGTTCCGCATGCTGGGCGACCGGGCAGAGGCGGAGGATCTCGCGCAGGAGGTCTTCATCACCGTCTTCAAGTCGATCGACGGCTTCCGGGGCGACTCCAAGCTCTCGACCTGGCTCTACCGCGTCGCGACCAACCACTGTAAGAACCGCATCAAGTACCTCCAGCGCCGCGCGCGCGGGAAGAAGAAGGAGTTCGACGAGGTCGCGCAGCACAACGCGCTCGAGAGCGCCACGATGAACCCCACGTCGCAGATCGCCCGGCCCGACGAGATGCTGGAGGCCTATCAGAAGGAGGCCATCCTCAAGGCGGCCATCGCGCAGCTCGACGAGGACCATCGGACGCTGATCGTGCTCCGCGACATCGAGCACCTCACGTACGAGCAGATTCAGGAGATCACCGGTCTCGCCGAAGGTACGGTGAAGAGCCGACTCCACCGCGCGCGGCACGCGCTGCGGGACAAGGTCCGGCGAATGGCGGAGGGTCGCCGTTCGTCCATCCCCCAGGAACCCACCAAGAAGAAAGCATGA
- a CDS encoding LeuA family protein — MTDTTRAGEIDDSDVSQLIYDWNSKRYRGPVIANRAFELHDETLRDGIQNPSVVDPEIEDKLEILHMLEEIGVDTIDVGLPGAGQRAFNDVLRLCREIADQKMNIRPTCAGRTLVQDIAPMVEVSQRAGLPIEVMTFIGSSPIRGLAEDWSVELIRRRSVEAIAFGVKEGLPVNYVTEDTTRSRPDVLWELFRAAIDHGASRLTLCDTVGHVTPDGVRNLVQFTRHLIDASGAEVGVDWHGHNDRGLGVVNAIWALEFGADRTHGTILGIGERVGNASLDQILVNLKLLGVLGDRDLTKLNALCEKVATSTEFPIPINYPVFGEDAFRTGTGVHAAAIIKAMEKGDAFLADHVYSGVPAGDFGREQEIGIGPMSGISNVRFWCRKRDVEPTEAITQAILAKAKESKRLMTDEEIHAVIESC; from the coding sequence ATGACCGACACCACGCGCGCGGGCGAGATCGACGACAGCGACGTCTCGCAGCTCATCTACGACTGGAACTCCAAGCGCTACCGCGGACCGGTCATCGCCAACCGCGCCTTCGAGCTGCACGACGAGACCCTCCGCGACGGCATCCAGAACCCGTCGGTGGTGGACCCGGAGATCGAGGACAAGCTCGAGATCCTCCACATGCTCGAGGAGATCGGCGTCGACACCATCGACGTCGGCCTGCCCGGGGCCGGACAGCGCGCGTTCAACGACGTGCTGCGCCTCTGCCGCGAGATCGCCGACCAGAAGATGAACATCCGGCCCACCTGCGCCGGGCGCACGCTCGTGCAGGACATCGCGCCGATGGTCGAGGTCAGCCAGCGCGCGGGCCTGCCGATCGAGGTGATGACCTTCATCGGCTCCTCACCCATCCGCGGGCTGGCCGAGGACTGGTCGGTGGAGCTCATCCGCCGCCGCTCGGTCGAGGCCATCGCGTTCGGCGTCAAGGAGGGCCTGCCGGTCAACTACGTCACCGAGGACACCACCCGCTCTCGCCCCGACGTGCTCTGGGAGCTCTTCCGCGCCGCCATCGACCACGGCGCCTCGCGCCTGACCCTCTGCGACACCGTCGGCCACGTCACGCCGGACGGGGTGCGCAACCTGGTCCAGTTCACGCGGCACCTCATCGACGCCTCGGGCGCGGAGGTGGGCGTCGACTGGCACGGGCACAACGACCGCGGCCTCGGGGTGGTCAACGCGATCTGGGCCCTCGAGTTCGGCGCCGACCGCACCCACGGCACCATCCTCGGCATCGGCGAGCGGGTGGGCAACGCGTCGCTGGACCAGATCCTGGTCAACCTCAAGCTCCTCGGGGTGCTCGGGGACCGGGACCTCACCAAGCTCAACGCGCTCTGCGAGAAGGTCGCGACGTCGACCGAGTTCCCCATCCCGATCAACTACCCGGTCTTCGGGGAGGACGCGTTCCGCACCGGCACGGGCGTGCACGCGGCGGCCATCATCAAGGCGATGGAGAAGGGCGACGCCTTCCTCGCCGACCACGTCTACTCGGGCGTGCCCGCCGGTGACTTCGGCCGGGAGCAGGAGATCGGGATCGGCCCGATGAGCGGGATCAGCAATGTCCGCTTCTGGTGTCGCAAGCGCGACGTCGAGCCGACCGAAGCCATCACCCAGGCCATCCTGGCCAAGGCCAAGGAGAGCAAGCGGCTGATGACGGACGAAGAGATCCACGCGGTCATCGAGAGCTGCTGA
- a CDS encoding MaoC/PaaZ C-terminal domain-containing protein: MALNPDAAGKKTEPVEHPYDWQDAALYALGIGASADQLDFLYEKRGPKVFPTFAVVPAFEVNRKLFDVVGGDLSGVVHGAQKITLHAPFPPKTKLVTVGEVVGVYDLKRMAQSVVRTETRDGDGTLLAETEWTIMYLKDGGYGGEAPPRSPKIRPPEREADWRVEGATSPEQAILYRLGGHDYNPLHIDPEAAMKAEKVTQGRPILHGLCTYGYIGRAILEQECGGDPSKLKTFYGRFSKPIWPGETIVTEGWREDGRVVVRASTLERPDEHIFTNAYAEISG; the protein is encoded by the coding sequence ATGGCATTGAACCCGGACGCCGCAGGGAAGAAGACCGAGCCGGTCGAGCATCCCTACGACTGGCAGGACGCGGCCCTCTACGCGCTCGGCATCGGCGCGAGCGCCGATCAGCTGGACTTCCTCTACGAGAAGCGCGGCCCGAAGGTCTTCCCGACCTTCGCCGTCGTGCCGGCCTTCGAGGTCAACCGCAAGCTCTTCGACGTCGTGGGCGGCGACCTCAGCGGCGTCGTGCACGGCGCCCAGAAGATCACGCTCCACGCGCCCTTCCCGCCCAAGACGAAGCTCGTCACGGTCGGGGAGGTGGTCGGCGTCTACGACCTCAAGCGCATGGCGCAGTCCGTGGTCCGCACCGAGACGCGCGACGGCGACGGAACCCTGCTCGCCGAGACCGAGTGGACGATCATGTACCTCAAGGACGGCGGCTACGGCGGCGAGGCCCCGCCCCGCTCTCCCAAGATCCGTCCCCCCGAGCGCGAGGCCGACTGGCGCGTCGAGGGCGCGACCTCGCCCGAGCAGGCCATCCTGTATCGGCTCGGCGGCCATGACTACAACCCGCTACACATCGACCCCGAGGCGGCGATGAAGGCGGAGAAGGTCACCCAGGGCCGCCCCATCCTCCACGGCCTCTGCACCTACGGCTACATCGGCCGCGCCATCCTCGAGCAGGAGTGCGGCGGCGACCCGTCCAAGCTGAAGACCTTCTACGGGCGCTTCAGCAAGCCCATCTGGCCGGGCGAGACCATCGTCACCGAGGGCTGGCGCGAGGACGGCCGCGTGGTCGTGCGCGCTTCGACCCTGGAGCGGCCCGACGAGCACATCTTCACCAACGCATACGCCGAAATTTCTGGCTGA
- a CDS encoding efflux RND transporter periplasmic adaptor subunit, with amino-acid sequence MLWLAAGPGCGSEAAREAPPPPPPVRLDPVLDTERVPHAMGTAELLPLRRATLSVEAPGRVVALDMERGQTVEAGQVLLRLDVGRTTVAASAASANVTQAEAALAQAERERSLAERLVQSGSASARSLDQAQDARALAEAALESARAQVRLSRRGLTEAVLRAPFGGTVVERRVEMGEYVMPGSPVAELMDASLLRAEVLLDPREALDVTPGATVRAHVFARPGEVFEGEVLRVGEAVDRRTRRLPVEVEIRDPEGRLRPGLVARFEVQTGAPRTVVTVDADAAFERFEVVQVYVVDDDGVAHRRAVVLGAIEGTRAEVVEGLSAGDRVVVEGQDRVLDGEPVTVVEAEQAPSEPRAETRVD; translated from the coding sequence ATGCTCTGGCTCGCAGCCGGCCCTGGCTGTGGGTCCGAGGCTGCGCGAGAAGCGCCGCCTCCGCCGCCTCCCGTGCGTCTGGACCCGGTGCTGGACACGGAGCGAGTGCCCCACGCCATGGGCACGGCGGAGCTTCTCCCTCTGCGCCGCGCGACGCTCTCGGTCGAGGCCCCGGGGCGGGTCGTCGCGCTCGACATGGAGCGAGGCCAGACGGTGGAGGCGGGGCAGGTGCTCCTCCGGCTCGATGTGGGCAGGACGACGGTCGCCGCCTCGGCCGCCTCGGCCAACGTCACCCAGGCGGAGGCCGCGCTCGCGCAGGCGGAGCGGGAGCGGTCCCTCGCCGAGCGGCTGGTCCAGAGCGGCAGCGCGTCGGCGCGGTCGCTCGATCAGGCGCAGGACGCCCGCGCCCTCGCGGAGGCGGCGCTCGAGTCGGCGCGCGCCCAGGTGCGCCTCTCCCGGCGCGGACTGACCGAGGCGGTGCTCCGCGCACCCTTCGGCGGCACCGTCGTGGAGCGCCGCGTCGAGATGGGCGAGTACGTCATGCCGGGGAGCCCGGTGGCGGAGCTGATGGACGCGTCGCTCCTGCGGGCGGAGGTGCTGCTCGACCCGCGCGAGGCGCTCGACGTGACGCCGGGCGCGACCGTCCGGGCCCACGTGTTCGCGCGCCCGGGCGAGGTCTTCGAGGGTGAGGTCCTGCGCGTGGGCGAGGCCGTCGATCGGCGCACGCGACGCCTCCCGGTCGAGGTCGAGATCCGCGATCCGGAGGGGAGGCTCCGCCCGGGCCTCGTCGCGCGCTTCGAAGTGCAGACGGGCGCGCCGCGCACCGTCGTGACGGTCGACGCGGACGCCGCCTTCGAGCGCTTCGAGGTCGTGCAGGTCTACGTGGTGGACGACGACGGCGTCGCGCATCGGCGCGCGGTCGTGCTCGGCGCGATCGAGGGGACGCGCGCCGAGGTCGTCGAGGGCCTGAGCGCGGGCGACCGCGTGGTCGTCGAGGGACAAGACCGCGTGCTCGACGGAGAGCCGGTGACGGTGGTCGAGGCGGAGCAGGCGCCGAGCGAGCCGCGGGCGGAGACCCGTGTCGACTGA
- a CDS encoding CbiX/SirB N-terminal domain-containing protein, with protein MTQGILLVDHGSRRAASNALLGEVAERIAAKLPEGTLIEPAHMELASPTIGEAFDRLVARGASEVVVVPYFLSPGRHATEDVPRLAAEAAARHPEVAHRVAPPLGPHDLLDQLVLVRAGVRSAQ; from the coding sequence ATGACCCAGGGAATCCTCCTCGTCGATCACGGCAGCCGCCGCGCGGCGTCCAACGCGCTGCTCGGCGAGGTGGCCGAGCGGATCGCGGCCAAGCTCCCCGAAGGCACGCTGATCGAGCCGGCCCACATGGAGCTCGCCTCGCCCACCATCGGCGAGGCCTTCGACCGGCTCGTGGCCCGCGGCGCTTCGGAGGTCGTGGTCGTGCCTTACTTCCTGAGCCCCGGGCGCCACGCCACCGAGGACGTCCCGCGCCTCGCGGCCGAGGCCGCCGCGCGTCACCCGGAGGTCGCGCACCGCGTCGCGCCGCCCCTCGGGCCCCACGACCTGCTCGACCAGCTCGTGCTCGTCCGGGCCGGCGTCCGCTCGGCGCAGTGA
- a CDS encoding DMT family transporter, which translates to MRRGPLFMILAGLLFTVMLGLVKVAREELSALEVVCWRSVTALPLSFVLARRAGIAVKSRRTLLVRCVLGFGAVFGFFTAAKGLTMAQLSLVSKLQPILIAVLAPLALGVSEKSDKSVWVVLGLGLAGSALLLSPDLSSGSIYGLLALFAAVSSAGAHVAVRALGKTDNPFALVFWFQLFLCVAAVAAFVATERTLLPLPPAHLWWTLVGVGVSTTLAQLAMTRAYQLDKASTVAAASYAGPLFAVVGDILFFAAWPDAWALGGGALIVLAGAWLVFSPRQPP; encoded by the coding sequence GTGCGCCGCGGACCGCTGTTCATGATCCTCGCGGGGCTGCTCTTCACCGTCATGCTCGGGCTGGTGAAGGTGGCGCGTGAGGAGCTGAGCGCGCTCGAGGTCGTGTGCTGGCGGAGCGTGACCGCCCTGCCGCTGTCCTTCGTGCTCGCCCGGCGGGCCGGCATCGCGGTGAAGTCCCGGCGCACCCTGCTCGTCCGCTGCGTCCTCGGCTTCGGCGCCGTCTTCGGCTTCTTCACCGCCGCGAAGGGCCTGACCATGGCGCAGCTCTCGCTCGTCTCGAAGCTGCAGCCCATCCTGATCGCCGTGCTCGCGCCGCTCGCGCTCGGGGTCAGTGAGAAGAGCGACAAGAGCGTCTGGGTCGTGCTCGGCCTGGGCCTCGCCGGCTCCGCGCTGCTGCTCTCGCCGGACCTCTCGAGCGGCTCGATCTACGGCCTGCTCGCGCTCTTCGCCGCGGTGAGCTCCGCCGGCGCCCACGTCGCCGTCCGCGCGCTCGGCAAGACCGACAACCCCTTCGCGCTCGTCTTCTGGTTCCAGCTCTTCCTGTGCGTCGCGGCCGTCGCCGCCTTCGTGGCCACCGAGCGGACCCTGCTCCCGCTGCCGCCCGCTCACCTGTGGTGGACCCTCGTCGGCGTCGGCGTCTCCACCACCCTCGCCCAGCTCGCGATGACCCGCGCCTACCAGCTCGACAAGGCCTCCACCGTCGCCGCGGCCAGCTACGCGGGCCCCCTCTTCGCCGTCGTCGGAGACATCCTCTTCTTTGCCGCGTGGCCCGACGCCTGGGCCCTGGGCGGAGGCGCCCTCATCGTCCTCGCCGGCGCCTGGCTGGTCTTCTCCCCCCGCCAGCCCCCCTGA
- a CDS encoding thiolase family protein: MKKLNEEIWIVAAKRTAFGAMNGALEGVSAIDLGVHAAKAALAQSGLEPNEIDHVVFGNVQQTSPDAIYMARHVGLKSGLPIETPALTVNRLCGSGFQSVVNAAQDILLGDAKAVLCGGTENMSQAPHSMWGLRKGARFGKPPEMVDTLWASLTDSYCNTPMAVTAENLSEKYGISREDCDAFALKSQQRWAAAQENGAFADEMVPIELKTRKGPVTVDKDEHPRPQTTMEILAKLPPVFKKDGVVTAGNASGICDGAAALVVCSGSWAKERGLKPLAKLLQWGIAGVEPTLMGIGPAPAIRSALERAGLEQSQIDWFDINEAFAAQWLAVQKELDLPEEKSNPNGGAVALGHPLGATGARITTNLVYQLQRTDKQLAVGSACIGGGQGIALVLERA; this comes from the coding sequence ATGAAGAAGCTGAACGAAGAGATCTGGATCGTCGCCGCCAAGCGCACCGCCTTCGGCGCGATGAACGGCGCCCTCGAGGGCGTCAGCGCCATCGACCTCGGCGTGCACGCCGCCAAGGCCGCGCTCGCGCAGAGCGGCCTCGAGCCGAACGAGATCGACCACGTGGTCTTCGGCAACGTGCAGCAGACGAGCCCCGACGCGATCTACATGGCGCGGCACGTCGGCCTGAAGAGCGGCCTGCCCATCGAGACGCCCGCGCTGACCGTGAACCGCCTCTGCGGCTCGGGCTTCCAGTCGGTCGTCAACGCAGCGCAGGACATCTTGCTCGGTGACGCGAAGGCGGTCCTCTGCGGCGGCACGGAGAACATGTCGCAGGCGCCGCACAGCATGTGGGGCCTCCGCAAGGGCGCGCGCTTCGGCAAGCCGCCCGAGATGGTCGACACCCTCTGGGCCTCGCTCACCGACAGCTACTGCAACACGCCCATGGCGGTCACGGCGGAGAACCTCTCCGAGAAGTACGGGATCAGCCGCGAGGACTGCGACGCCTTCGCCCTGAAGAGCCAGCAGCGCTGGGCCGCGGCCCAGGAGAACGGCGCGTTCGCGGACGAGATGGTCCCGATCGAGCTGAAGACCCGCAAGGGCCCCGTCACCGTCGACAAGGACGAGCACCCGCGTCCGCAGACGACGATGGAGATCCTCGCCAAGCTCCCGCCCGTCTTCAAGAAGGACGGCGTGGTCACGGCCGGCAACGCCTCGGGCATCTGCGACGGCGCCGCGGCGCTCGTCGTGTGCAGCGGCAGCTGGGCCAAGGAGCGCGGGCTGAAGCCGCTCGCCAAGCTCCTGCAGTGGGGCATCGCCGGCGTGGAGCCGACCCTCATGGGCATCGGCCCTGCGCCCGCCATCCGCTCCGCGCTCGAGCGCGCGGGCCTCGAGCAGAGCCAGATCGACTGGTTCGACATCAACGAGGCGTTCGCCGCGCAGTGGCTCGCCGTCCAGAAGGAGCTCGACCTGCCCGAGGAGAAGAGCAACCCGAATGGCGGCGCGGTCGCCCTCGGTCACCCGCTCGGCGCGACGGGCGCGCGCATCACCACCAACCTCGTCTACCAGCTCCAGCGCACCGACAAGCAGCTGGCCGTCGGCTCGGCCTGCATCGGCGGCGGTCAGGGCATCGCGCTCGTGCTGGAGCGCGCCTGA
- a CDS encoding response regulator: MASDTILIAEDSPTQAEALRLILESEGFHAVVVEHGQAALDAALASPPDAVLADVTMPELDGISLCRALRADPRTAELPFVILTGLDDPPLGEGLVAGVDGWLRKPVDMGELIEGLRAVIARHRRRAAR; encoded by the coding sequence ATGGCGAGTGACACGATCCTGATCGCGGAGGACAGCCCCACCCAGGCGGAGGCCCTGCGCCTGATCCTCGAGTCCGAGGGCTTCCACGCGGTCGTGGTGGAGCACGGCCAGGCCGCCCTCGACGCGGCGCTCGCCTCGCCTCCCGACGCCGTGCTGGCCGACGTGACCATGCCCGAGCTCGACGGTATCTCGCTCTGCCGCGCCCTGCGCGCCGACCCGCGCACGGCGGAGCTGCCCTTCGTGATCCTCACCGGGCTCGACGATCCCCCGCTCGGCGAGGGCCTGGTCGCGGGCGTCGACGGATGGCTGCGCAAGCCGGTCGACATGGGGGAGCTGATCGAGGGCCTGCGCGCGGTGATCGCCCGACACCGCCGACGCGCCGCGCGCTGA